A DNA window from Halorubrum sp. DM2 contains the following coding sequences:
- a CDS encoding DJ-1/PfpI family protein, whose product MNVDILLYDGFDELDGIGPYEVFDYALDYAAEDDERAGRVRYVTLADREEVTASHGTRVGVDGTLPGPETDDAPDLLVVPGGGWSARDEAASAWAEAQKGDVPRALAAHHAAGTRIASVCTGSMLLAEAGVTDGRRAVTHASAVEELRDSGAEVVDARVVDDGDLLTAGGVTSGLDLALYVVEREFGEAVADRVATVIEYERRYAVAE is encoded by the coding sequence ATGAACGTCGATATTCTGCTGTACGACGGCTTCGACGAACTGGACGGGATCGGCCCGTACGAGGTGTTCGACTACGCGCTCGACTACGCCGCCGAGGACGACGAGCGCGCCGGCCGCGTCCGGTACGTCACGCTCGCCGACCGCGAGGAGGTGACCGCGAGCCACGGGACCCGGGTCGGGGTGGACGGGACGCTCCCCGGTCCGGAGACCGACGACGCCCCGGACCTGCTGGTCGTTCCGGGCGGCGGGTGGAGCGCGCGCGACGAGGCGGCGAGCGCGTGGGCGGAGGCGCAGAAGGGCGACGTGCCGCGCGCGCTCGCCGCGCACCACGCGGCGGGCACCCGGATCGCCTCGGTGTGTACCGGGTCGATGCTGCTCGCCGAGGCGGGCGTCACCGACGGCCGCCGCGCCGTCACGCACGCCTCCGCGGTCGAGGAACTGCGCGACTCCGGCGCGGAGGTCGTCGACGCGCGCGTCGTCGACGACGGCGACCTGCTCACCGCGGGCGGCGTCACCTCCGGGCTCGACCTAGCGCTCTACGTCGTCGAGCGGGAGTTCGGGGAGGCGGTCGCCGACCGCGTCGCGACCGTCATCGAGTACGAGCGGCGGTACGCGGTCGCGGAGTAG